The genomic region CCTTCACGGTCTGCGTCTGCGGGTTGTAGCGAAGCTCCTTGGCCCTCAGAACGGGCCGCACCTGTTCGGGCGGGACGGCCACCTCGATGTAATCGTCAAACTCGCCGCCGTACCCATGAATGGTTGCCCTGATAATATCGCCATGCTTCAAGGCCGGAGCGTCCTGTCTGAGCGGCATCACTTTGTTGTCGGATATCCTTACGGCAAGCCTCATCATGCGAGAATCCCCTTCTCTAACTTGATGCAGATGTAATCGTAAATTACGCCATTGGCATTAACGCCATCTGCGTCGCCAACGGTGAACGAGCTATAATCCACCGACCGGACCCCTGTCGTCGCATAGCCTCCGCTAAAACGGGCGGAATAATAATCGGCCATCAATGACGTTATTTTTATCCACGGAGGACTGTCATTCTCGCCTATCACAATCACGATGTCGGGCGTGAAGTTGCCCGTGCCCGTCACTTCCTGTGTCGCAATGCCGTCACCCGTATACGCGCCAACGGCAATGATGGGAGGCGTAGGCATGTAAGGCGTGTAGAATGAGCCACCGGGTATCGGCCTTGGTATCTCGAAGTCGAAGCCATCTCCAGCCTGATTGGCGACGTTATCAACCATGCCGACAACCTTGGCGTAATCGTAGGCGGCTCCCCCGCCGACCGCCGCATTGAATGCCACAAGGTCGGTTTCCCAAAACGTCGTGTCCAGCGTACTGCGCGTATAAAGGGCCGCTGTCGTACCCTCTGCCGCGCTGTCGTAAAGGACAAGAATGTAATAGGTGTCTGCGGCTTCGGCTGTATCTTCAAGTGTCCCGTTTTCCAGTTGGCCGGTCGTGATGTTCACTGTCTCGGATACATCGGTAAGCTGGTACGGGTTGCCGCTGGAATTTTCAAGCGTCAGCGCATCCGCGGCAACGGTCAACTTGGTTTTCGGATTTGAAGCGTCCGGCGTCAGATACAGGCCCGTGCAACCATTATCGGAAAAGGTGTGCGTCCCCGTGGCCGAATGCTGCAACGCCAGAAACGTGTTCATGTTGGTGTTCCCATGAACAAATTTCGTGTCCGCTATTGCAGCGTTACTTGCGATGTCGCCATTGCCGATGCCGGTTCCGGGCGTTGTCGAAAACCTGTTGTTCAGGTCGGCGAAGTTGGCCTGCACCGGCCCCGCAACAAGGTCATCGCCGTCTGCTATGGTTGGGTATGGTAAAGATCGCGCCATCTGCTGGTCTCCCTAATTTAATGTTCGTGGTCGCTCCAGCGGCTCAATCTGCTGGATGCGATATGTCTTGTCCTGGTCTTCCATGTCCACCTGCACCTGATAGCTGTACGGATTGATGAAAGAGCTGGGCACGTGAACGCCGAATATGGTTCGCTGGTCACTCTGGCCGCTTCCCCATACCAAGCCCTCCTGCCCCCATTTCAGGCCGGTATCTCCCCACTGATGCACCGTGACAGAGCGTTCGTCGCTGACCACCTGCTCTGTCGTGTAGCGCCCGTCCTCCGCGCTCAGGGTCACTTTATAGGAAGCTTCCGCGCTCGTGTCCATCGATACGTTGATCGTGCGAACCTTTGTCTTTTGGGTTGCGCTGCCGCTGTTTATTACGCTCGTTCCAAATGAGCAATCAATGTTTACATCGGTGCCATCTGTCGCCGGCGAATCATCGTCCGTTCCGCTGCCGAATTGATATATCAGGCCCAGGCTTTTCGATGTGCCGAAATAGAGTTCGCCCTTGTCCGTGCCGCCCTTCAGGTGAAAATAGCAGTTCGGGTAATAGCCCTCGTCCTTGCTGATAAAGACGTTTCTCAGTGTGTCGTAGATGACCGTGGTATCGTTCACGGTGCTGGTGGTGGAAGGAAACGAAACCATCAAATATCTGTTGCCGTACAGGGCCGCGCATGCGCCGGTGATGTACGTGGTGTTCATCAGCCCGATAATATCCATGCGAACCGGCTCATCTATCGCGGCTGAGTAGTATCCATTAAAAGCTTGAAGGCCGGTATCGCTCAGATAGTACAGGGCGGGTCTGCCTAAATATTTTCCGGCCACAAGCGTCTTTATGGCCGCTATCCCAACCGTATCCTCAAGGGCATTTATCTGGACGCCAGAATAAGGGTCTTTCCCCCGGAGCACCCCGATAGCATTGCGCCGGAGCACTATCAGGTCGCCATTAAACGACACTCCGCACTGGATGACCTCTCCTTGATGCGCGAAGTCGAGATATTGAGTGCTGTTGTTCCATGCGATTGTCGCTCCGGCCACAGACGACCAATAGGCATAATTGTTTTTGAACACCCACGCCCTGTTGCCGTGAACACAGATGTGGGTGCCGCCGCTGATGCACTGGCCGCCGCCCACGCCGGTCATGTCTTCCCATCCATCGCCGTTCGGGTCGTACTGCATGCTTTCGTTGCCATTGACCATCATCAGGTGGTCCTGGATGTCCTCATCGCCCACGCCCGTTATCGGGAACACGGCAAAGTAGGGGGTCGCTCCCGCCGTCAAGCTCTGGCTCTGAGCCGTAAAGTTCGTGCCGTCATCCGAAAAGAAAATGTCGCTGTTTGCGCCCGCGCTTTCATCCGCGCCAACAACCCATTGGGCCGTTTGGCCGGTCGGATAATATTTAAGAGCGTTCAGAATCGGCTTATCCGTTGCCGCAAGGTCACACGCAACGTTCGTGTTTTTCTTCGTGGTTCCAGTGCGCCTCTCAGGAATATATGTCTCCGTGAGCCGAATATTCTTGCCGGTTCGGTAACAGGTGCGCGGCATAGGCGTCTGTATACGGTTCAGGCCGCCATGCCACTGGTTGAAGATATTCGGCTTTTTTGTTACAGTCATCCGAGTAGCCTTCTTGGAAAGTTCATCCTTCGCGCTACCTTGCCGCGTCTGCGCTTGACAATGGCCCTGAGTTCCAGTATCCCCTGTAGATATTCCGCTTTTGTCAGAGAGTATTTCTGATATTCGTCATCCTCCAGATGCGCCTTTACGACCGCATATTTCACCGGCAAATGACGAAACGCGGCCTCAATTAGAGACTGGTCGCTCAGGTTCACCAGCTCGTCCGGCTTGCGAGCGCCTATAATGCACACGGTTCCAGCGGCAACGGGCACCGGCATAAGATAGATGTTTCGACCAACGCGGTAGTATTGGGAAGGCGTACCGGGTGAAGATGTGTCATTCTGGATGCTCTTGAAGGCCGGATTGAATTCAGTGAGTTCGGTATAGCTGCTGTTTGAGTCAATCCACCAAATGCTGATTATGCCGTCCTCATAGGCTTCATCCGGCAGTGTGACTATTTCATCGTCTTCATCCGTATACACGCCGACATCGGTTGTCCATTTTTCCTCAAGGCACCGGGTTTTGGTGACAACATCCAACTGGCCTTCGTTTATCCACGCCTTGCGGATGGTCGGGTCCTTCCAGCGGGAATTACCGCTTTCTTCGCCGACTTCCCGATAGAAAGCTTCCTGCATGTCCTCGAATGTCAGCAGTTCTACAGTCATTAGATTTGCACCACCCTAATGTCGCTTTTAACTTCATTGCCCCACACATCCCATCCTTCGCGCTTTTGCCTCGCAAACAGTTCAAGGCGCGGCGCGGGAGAAATGCTTTCTATGAGCGCATAAGCCTCATCCGGTTTTTGGCTATGCCTTTTAGGGCAAGTAGCGTGAAAATTCGTAGGCTTATATCTTCCAAGGGGAAACCGACATTTTCCTTTGTAGCCAAAAAGGAGCGTTTGCGTTCTTGAAATAAAATAATTTCCACATCCGCTAGGCTTGACCCAGGTTATCGGGGCGAGATATTTGAATCCCCAGTGTTCCATAACGTGAAACCCATCATGCAAGAATTGGTTTGTTGTCCATAGCCATAAATGACAGGCTTCGGCGGCAAGTTCTTGGACAGGCAAGGCTAGGATTTCACTAACAGTCATGGTCGGGTAAGGCAATGCCGTTGCTCCCTTGTGCCTTTTGTATGCGCCCGCGAGTTGTTGCGGCCACGGCGGGTCTGTATATATGGTTTTGTACTCCATTATTAGATTTGCACCTGCACCGCGCCGCCCGTGAGAGTCGCAAGGTAAAGCCCGCGAAACGGCAGCGGACGCGGATATGAAATGCCATACGGCTTGTCCTGTCCGAGCAGATAGAACAAGGGAATCGTTTCAAACAGGATCGGACTGTCGATGTAGGCCGCCGTATCGCCGGTTTTCACGGCCAGCCTCACAGTCAACTGGGTCGCGCTCGCGTGAACATCCGCAGCCGCAGTCGTGAGCCATGCCCATGCGCTGTTTCCGGCGTGTGCGCCAGATGTGGTCGTGGTCTGGCCGTCGTAAGTTTCCAGGTACGCCCTGTCTCCGACCGTCGCATATACCCACGCGCCAGCCATGATGTTTTTGCCCTGCCACCATGTGATTGCGTTTTTCGGAGCGGGGGCCATAGCCAAAACGTTCTGTGACAGGTAGCAGTTGGTTCCCGCCCTGGTCAATTTCGCGGAATAGCTGCCGTCTTTAATAATCGTGCCTTCACGCGCCACAGCCGCGCTTGCGCCTGAAACGGTCCATCCATCGGGAGCCAGCGCCGCCCCGTTACCCCATTTCTCAAAGCTGCGATTCGCAAGAACCATGTTTTCGGCGTTGTACAACAGGACGGTGGAATCGGTGTCCGTATTCCCTGAAAACAGGATGCTGCCAATGGTTCCCGGTATGGCGTAATAAGAGGTTCCACCAGTGGTGTCGAGATACAGCGGATTGCGTGTCAAATTGTTAGCCATATGCTTATAGCTCCTTCTTGGCTGTTATATGCTTGGAGGTTCGGGCTGAGGATCAAACAGGTGATTGGGGCACACCCAGTTGCCTTCATCGAAAACCATTCTCTCTTCTTCCATTTCAAACCCGCAGTACCAACACGCATGCTTGATACCGGCATCTTCCGGTCGTATCATCCGGCTTGAGGCCACCGTCTTTTTGTTCCAGTTAAAGGTGTCTGTGCGTTCTCTCAGCGGGTACATTCATTCCTTATGTGGGTACGGGGAGGCCGAAGCCTCCCCATCCCTGTTGTAGTTCATCAACCGCCGCCGTCAGCCCAGTCAGCCGCAGCAGGATAAACCGATATAACAGCCCAGTTGGTGGCATCGAGACAGCGAAGCGTGATGCTATCGCCAATTGTGGAACTGGTAATCGGATCGCCTGCATCAAGCGTTAAATGCAGAATTGCGTCTGCATTGTCAAGCTCGATGACCATGGCCTGAGCAACCGTCACAACAAACGTGTATTCCACGCCGATTGCGGTAGATGCTTCTGGCAGCGTGTGCTGTGAGCCGTCGCCGTCCCCGGTATTCGTGAACGTCTTGCCGGATTCGGCTATGGTTAGCACGTTATCCGCGCCGATGTATGCCTCAACCTGAGAGGTCATGCCCTCGATGTACGTGGTTGGACCAGCCCCTACAATGTCGCCATTTGCGTCAATGTTTCCATCAACGCGAACATTGCCATCAAATTCGCCGGTGCCCTCAACAAACAAGGTGTCATCGCCGGTTGTTAAGTCAGGTGAAGCTCCGGTTCCAACGCGAACTCCACCGGTGTCAACCTGCAAACCAACGTCAAGGCCAGCGCCCTGAATATGGACGCCCTCGGTTATGCCGGTGCTCGTGGTATCGCTCGCATTCACGAGCAGCCCATAAGTCTCATCGGCAACGTTGTCATCATCGGCATCCATCTCGACTTCGATACCGGCAACAGCCTGGCCGCTTCCACCGGCGACATGAGTCACCTTTACATTGATAGCGGCAGCCGCAGCCGTCTTTGAGTCGTATTCGATGTCGATTGCGCCCTCAACGCCCGTATGGTCGGTGCCAGCGGCATCGATAACGAGCGCCTGTCCCGCAGCGGGAAGCTGGGCAACAATGCACTTCTCAAGCGCGGTGTCCGCTCCAGCCTGTGATTCAAACGATATGCCGCGTGCTTCACTAGAGCCGGTCACATCGCTTGCGTCAATCGTAAGGCCGGATATGTAACTGGCCGCACTCGTGTCATCGTCAACGTCCAGCATTATCGCGGTAATGTATTCACCCGCTCCGTCATCCGTGCCCGTGACCTTGATATTCATGGCTTCCGTTGCAGTAGTAGCGGACGTAAACCCAATATC from Dehalococcoidia bacterium harbors:
- a CDS encoding methyltransferase; translated protein: MEYKTIYTDPPWPQQLAGAYKRHKGATALPYPTMTVSEILALPVQELAAEACHLWLWTTNQFLHDGFHVMEHWGFKYLAPITWVKPSGCGNYFISRTQTLLFGYKGKCRFPLGRYKPTNFHATCPKRHSQKPDEAYALIESISPAPRLELFARQKREGWDVWGNEVKSDIRVVQI